Proteins encoded in a region of the Anoxybacillus amylolyticus genome:
- the buk gene encoding butyrate kinase: MQEKEYRILVINPGSTSTKIGVFDNERSIFEKTIRHDTEELKQYKSIIDQYEFRKQTILSALDEEGINISKLSAVCGRGGLLRPIEGGTYRVNEQMLKDLRKGYSGQHASNLGGILAHEIANALNIPAFIVDPVVVDELDPIARISGFSLIERKSIFHALNQKAVARRVSKQLGKKYEEVNLIVAHMGGGITVGAHKQGRVVDVNNGLDGEGPFSPERAGTVPAGDLVSLCFSGEYYREEIMKKLVGQGGLVGYLGTNDAVKVEKMIEAGNEKAKLVYSAMAYQVAKEIGAASAVLAGKVDAIVLTGGLAYGKGFVKEIADRVNWIAEVIVQPGENELQALAEGALRVLRGEEKEKEYPGNVVAAKR, encoded by the coding sequence TTGCAGGAAAAAGAATATCGCATCTTAGTCATCAATCCAGGATCTACTTCAACGAAAATCGGTGTATTTGATAACGAACGCTCTATTTTTGAAAAAACGATTCGCCACGATACGGAAGAATTAAAGCAATATAAATCGATCATCGACCAATATGAATTTCGCAAGCAGACGATTTTATCCGCGCTCGATGAAGAGGGAATCAACATTTCAAAATTAAGCGCCGTATGTGGTCGTGGTGGACTACTGCGCCCGATTGAGGGTGGAACTTACCGCGTTAATGAACAAATGTTAAAAGATTTGCGGAAAGGTTATTCTGGTCAGCATGCGTCCAATCTTGGCGGTATTTTAGCACATGAAATTGCCAATGCGCTTAATATCCCGGCGTTTATCGTTGATCCGGTTGTTGTTGATGAACTTGACCCAATTGCCCGTATTTCTGGGTTTTCGCTCATTGAACGAAAAAGCATTTTCCACGCCTTAAACCAAAAGGCGGTAGCACGTCGTGTTTCGAAGCAACTAGGAAAAAAATATGAAGAAGTAAATCTCATTGTGGCACATATGGGCGGTGGAATTACCGTTGGCGCGCATAAGCAAGGGCGCGTCGTCGACGTCAACAACGGGCTAGACGGCGAAGGACCATTCAGCCCAGAGCGCGCTGGAACGGTGCCAGCAGGCGATCTTGTTTCCCTCTGTTTTTCAGGGGAATATTACCGAGAAGAAATAATGAAAAAGCTTGTCGGACAAGGTGGATTAGTCGGTTACCTTGGAACGAACGATGCAGTGAAAGTCGAAAAAATGATAGAAGCCGGCAATGAAAAAGCGAAGCTTGTATATAGCGCCATGGCATATCAAGTGGCGAAAGAAATTGGTGCAGCAAGCGCTGTGTTAGCAGGAAAAGTCGATGCCATTGTTTTGACCGGCGGACTTGCGTACGGAAAAGGGTTCGTGAAAGAAATCGCCGATCGCGTAAACTGGATTGCCGAAGTTATTGTGCAACCAGGGGAAAACGAACTACAAGCTCTTGCGGAAGGTGCATTGCGCGTATTGCGGGGGGAAGAAAAAGAAAAAGAATATCCCGGCAATGTTGTTGCCGCAAAGCGATAA
- a CDS encoding alpha-ketoacid dehydrogenase subunit beta — protein MPVISYIDAVTMAIREEMERDPRVFVLGEDVGKKGGVFKATQGLYEQFGEERVIDTPLAESAIVGVGIGAAMYGLRPIAEIQFADFIMPAVNQIISEAARIRYRSNNDWNCPIVIRAPYGGGVHGALYHSQSVEAVFANQPGLKIVMPSTPYDVKGLLKAAIRDEDPVLFFEHKRAYRLIKGEVPTDDYVLPIGKADVKREGEDITVITYGLCVHFALQAAERVAQDGISAHVLDLRTVYPLDKEAIIEAASKTGKVLLVTEDNKEGSIMSEVAAIIAEHCLFDLDAPIMRLAGPDVPAMPYAPTMEKFFMVNPDKVEKAMRELAAF, from the coding sequence ATGCCAGTCATTTCATATATTGATGCCGTTACGATGGCGATTCGTGAAGAAATGGAACGAGACCCGCGCGTTTTTGTCCTAGGGGAAGACGTTGGTAAAAAAGGCGGGGTATTTAAAGCAACGCAAGGGCTATACGAGCAATTTGGGGAAGAGCGCGTCATCGATACGCCGCTTGCCGAATCAGCGATTGTTGGGGTAGGAATTGGTGCGGCGATGTACGGGCTGCGTCCGATTGCAGAAATTCAGTTTGCGGATTTCATTATGCCAGCTGTCAACCAAATTATTTCGGAAGCTGCGCGGATTCGCTACCGTTCAAACAACGACTGGAACTGCCCAATCGTCATTCGTGCGCCATATGGCGGCGGCGTGCACGGAGCTCTTTACCATTCGCAATCGGTGGAAGCAGTATTTGCGAATCAGCCGGGGCTAAAAATTGTTATGCCATCGACACCATATGACGTCAAAGGATTGTTAAAAGCAGCGATTCGCGACGAAGATCCAGTCTTATTTTTCGAGCATAAACGCGCATATCGCTTAATTAAAGGCGAAGTGCCTACAGACGATTACGTATTGCCGATCGGCAAAGCGGACGTGAAACGCGAAGGCGAAGACATCACCGTGATTACGTACGGATTATGCGTCCATTTTGCGTTGCAAGCGGCAGAGCGCGTCGCGCAAGATGGCATTTCTGCTCACGTACTAGACTTGCGCACCGTTTACCCGCTCGATAAAGAAGCGATTATTGAAGCCGCAAGTAAAACAGGAAAAGTGTTGCTTGTGACAGAAGACAATAAAGAAGGCAGCATTATGAGCGAAGTGGCGGCAATTATTGCCGAGCATTGTTTATTTGACTTAGATGCGCCAATTATGCGCCTCGCTGGTCCAGACGTTCCAGCAATGCCATATGCGCCGACGATGGAAAAATTCTTTATGGTTAACCCAGACAAAGTCGAAAAAGCTATGCGCGAGTTAGCAGCATTCTAA
- the lpdA gene encoding dihydrolipoyl dehydrogenase, with translation MAKEYDLVILGGGTGGYVAAIRAAQLGLKTAVVEKGKLGGTCLHAGCIPSKALLRSAEVYAQTKESEKFGVLASDVTLDFAKVQARKNTIVEQLHKGVQHLMKKGKIDVYAGTGRILGPSIFSPMPGTISVEMNDGSENEMLVPKNVIIATGSRPRTLPGLDIDGQLVITSNEALQLDTLPSSIIIVGGGVIGIEWASLLNDFGVQVTVLEYADRILPTEDRDVSKEMEKLLKKRGIQIFTNAKVLPETLEKGEGVTIKAEHTGEQKAFTAEKMLVSVGRQANIEGIGLENTEIVIEKGFIQTNKFYQTKESHIYAIGDVIGGLQLAHVASHEGIVAVEHIAGKQPTPIDYTMIAKCVYSRPEAASVGLTEEEAKAKGYDIKVGTFPFKAIGKALVFGEAEGFVKMIADKKTNDLLGVHMVGPHVTDMISEAGLARVLDATPWEVAHTIHPHPTLSEAMMEAALAVDGKAIHF, from the coding sequence ATGGCAAAAGAGTATGATCTCGTCATATTAGGCGGCGGTACCGGCGGCTATGTTGCAGCAATTCGCGCAGCACAGCTTGGCTTAAAAACGGCCGTTGTTGAAAAAGGAAAGCTCGGTGGAACGTGTTTGCACGCGGGCTGCATCCCAAGCAAAGCGCTGTTGCGCAGTGCAGAAGTATATGCACAAACGAAAGAAAGCGAAAAGTTTGGCGTCTTAGCAAGTGATGTCACACTGGATTTTGCGAAAGTACAGGCGCGAAAAAATACAATTGTTGAGCAACTACATAAAGGTGTTCAACATTTGATGAAAAAAGGAAAAATTGATGTATACGCAGGAACTGGCCGCATTTTAGGACCATCGATCTTTTCGCCAATGCCTGGAACGATTTCCGTTGAAATGAATGACGGCAGCGAAAACGAAATGCTCGTTCCGAAAAACGTTATTATCGCCACAGGCTCCCGTCCGCGTACATTGCCAGGGCTTGACATTGATGGACAACTCGTCATTACATCCAATGAAGCGCTACAGCTTGACACGTTGCCATCGTCGATTATTATTGTGGGCGGCGGTGTCATTGGCATCGAGTGGGCTTCTTTATTAAACGACTTTGGTGTACAAGTAACAGTGCTAGAATATGCGGACCGCATTTTGCCAACGGAAGACCGCGATGTATCGAAAGAGATGGAAAAACTGTTGAAAAAACGTGGCATTCAAATTTTCACGAACGCCAAAGTGTTACCAGAAACGCTCGAAAAAGGCGAAGGTGTGACGATTAAAGCAGAACATACAGGAGAGCAAAAAGCGTTCACCGCGGAAAAAATGCTCGTATCGGTTGGACGTCAAGCAAACATTGAAGGAATTGGTTTGGAAAATACAGAAATTGTCATCGAAAAAGGGTTTATTCAAACAAATAAATTTTATCAAACGAAAGAATCACATATTTATGCAATCGGAGACGTGATTGGAGGGTTGCAGCTTGCTCACGTTGCTTCCCATGAAGGAATTGTCGCTGTCGAACATATTGCAGGAAAACAGCCAACGCCAATTGACTATACGATGATTGCGAAATGCGTATATAGTCGCCCAGAAGCGGCAAGTGTCGGTTTAACGGAAGAAGAAGCCAAAGCGAAAGGATACGACATCAAAGTAGGCACATTCCCGTTCAAAGCGATCGGCAAAGCGCTCGTATTTGGCGAAGCAGAAGGGTTTGTGAAAATGATTGCCGATAAAAAGACAAACGATTTATTAGGCGTTCATATGGTCGGCCCGCACGTCACGGACATGATTTCCGAAGCTGGTCTTGCTCGCGTCTTAGACGCAACCCCGTGGGAAGTAGCACACACGATTCATCCGCATCCGACGCTTTCTGAAGCGATGATGGAGGCGGCGTTAGCGGTCGACGGCAAAGCGATTCATTTTTAA
- a CDS encoding dihydrolipoamide acetyltransferase family protein: protein MAIEKITMPQLGESVTEGTISKWLVSVGDKVNKYDPIAEVMTDKVNAEIPSSFTGVIKEIIAQEGETLPVGAVICTMETEGEGAGTETKQEEAPKAEAAAPAQVQAAAPKKPAGEKGRYSPAVLRLAQEHNIDLEQVQGTGMGGRITRKDVLKLIESGNIPTPSQASAPVQASVQTVQEAPKAEAPVAAAAPKQAAAPSVPVQAGDIEIPVTPVRKAIATNMLRSKHEAPHAWTMVEVDVTNLVAYRDSIKDEFKKREGFNLTYFAFFVKAVAQALKEFPQMNSMWAGDKIVQKKDINISIAVATDDALFVPVIKHADEKTIKGIAREIAELAAKVRAGKLRPEDMQGGTFTVNNTGSFGSVQSMGIINYPQAAILQVESIVKRPVVKDGMLAVRDMVNLCLSLDHRVLDGLICGRFLARVKEILENISKDNTPIY from the coding sequence GTGGCAATCGAAAAAATTACTATGCCGCAGTTAGGTGAAAGTGTCACGGAAGGCACGATTAGCAAATGGCTCGTTTCTGTCGGCGATAAAGTAAATAAATACGACCCAATCGCAGAAGTGATGACGGATAAAGTAAACGCGGAAATTCCTTCGTCGTTTACAGGCGTAATTAAAGAAATTATCGCACAAGAAGGCGAAACATTGCCGGTTGGTGCGGTCATTTGCACGATGGAAACAGAAGGAGAAGGGGCAGGAACAGAAACAAAACAAGAAGAAGCACCGAAAGCAGAAGCGGCTGCACCAGCGCAAGTACAAGCTGCAGCGCCGAAAAAGCCAGCGGGAGAAAAAGGACGGTATTCCCCAGCTGTTCTTCGCCTTGCCCAAGAACATAATATCGACCTTGAACAAGTACAAGGAACAGGCATGGGCGGACGTATTACGCGTAAAGACGTGTTGAAATTAATCGAGTCTGGCAACATTCCAACGCCAAGTCAAGCATCCGCTCCTGTTCAAGCGTCTGTGCAAACGGTGCAAGAAGCGCCGAAAGCGGAAGCGCCTGTCGCTGCGGCAGCGCCAAAACAAGCGGCTGCGCCTAGCGTTCCAGTTCAAGCAGGCGATATTGAAATCCCTGTCACACCAGTTCGGAAAGCAATCGCGACAAACATGCTTCGCAGCAAGCACGAAGCGCCGCATGCGTGGACGATGGTCGAAGTCGATGTCACGAACCTAGTGGCTTACCGTGACTCCATCAAAGATGAGTTCAAAAAGCGCGAAGGCTTTAACTTAACATACTTTGCGTTCTTTGTCAAAGCGGTCGCGCAAGCGTTAAAAGAATTCCCACAAATGAACTCGATGTGGGCGGGCGACAAAATTGTGCAGAAAAAAGACATTAACATTTCGATTGCGGTGGCGACAGACGACGCACTATTCGTGCCGGTCATTAAACATGCCGACGAGAAAACGATCAAAGGCATTGCCCGTGAAATCGCCGAGTTGGCAGCAAAAGTGCGCGCCGGCAAGCTTCGTCCAGAAGACATGCAAGGCGGCACGTTCACAGTAAACAACACCGGTTCATTCGGTTCGGTGCAATCGATGGGCATTATCAACTATCCGCAAGCGGCGATTTTACAAGTCGAATCGATCGTGAAACGTCCGGTTGTGAAAGACGGAATGCTCGCGGTTCGCGACATGGTCAACTTATGCTTGTCGCTTGACCACCGCGTGCTTGACGGTCTCATCTGCGGCCGCTTCTTAGCGCGCGTCAAAGAAATTTTGGAAAACATATCCAAAGACAATACGCCGATCTATTAA
- a CDS encoding methylmalonyl-CoA mutase family protein produces the protein MTDISTMKNRAFPVPTYEEWKQEVEKSLKGKPIEKLYSMTYEQLQLKPIYTRHDLQSLSIEQYPGFSGYVRGTEPDGYVQKPWAVSQELSASSPQEWNEIAKHDIARGQTEIHFVLDRLGFSVTTLEDVETMFSGIPLERYSLRVDAGASSLPFLALFTAYLQKEQLPVDALRGTVGMDPLALLVQNGELPASLENLYDVMADVTKWAREHMPNVRTIIVHGEPYHHGGANAVQELAFAFATAVEYMNESLQRGLSVDEAATRISFSFAIGANFFMEIAKLRAARLIWANIIEAFGGSEEAKKLNVHARTSYFTKTVYDPYVNMLRATGEAFAAVVGGADSLHVSPFDEAIQPADEFSRRIARNTQLILREEAHMGKVIDPAGGSYYVETLTAQVAEQAWQLFQQIDAKGGMAKALEEGFVQAEVEKVAKQREHHVKTRKEKIVGTNFYANVAETSVKRTNGIARTSSEQSLDEERIAELKAGFSEKKWLETALYAAANRATAQEIMEAMKGNDSSIAVQSIRQWRLAAPFEQLRQAAEVCLEKTGRRPTVALINLGTIPNHKARADFITGFFEAGGFAVVKNDGSMSTEEAVAGALALGESHYVVCGTDESYVDAVPTIAAELKKAAPHVKLYVAGKQEPHVEETFVQAGVDGFIHIGSNCYETLVTVMNEMGVALDE, from the coding sequence GTGACGGATATTTCCACAATGAAAAATAGGGCGTTTCCGGTTCCAACTTATGAGGAATGGAAACAAGAAGTTGAGAAGTCTTTAAAAGGAAAGCCCATTGAAAAGCTATATTCGATGACATATGAGCAATTGCAGCTCAAGCCGATTTACACAAGGCACGATCTGCAATCGCTTTCAATTGAACAATACCCTGGGTTTAGCGGGTATGTGCGCGGAACGGAACCGGACGGATATGTCCAAAAGCCTTGGGCGGTCAGCCAAGAACTATCTGCGTCAAGCCCGCAAGAATGGAACGAAATTGCAAAACACGACATCGCGAGAGGACAGACGGAAATCCATTTTGTACTCGACCGTCTCGGCTTTTCCGTGACAACGCTTGAAGATGTAGAAACGATGTTTTCTGGCATTCCGCTTGAACGCTATTCGCTTCGCGTCGATGCGGGGGCAAGTTCTTTGCCGTTTTTAGCGCTGTTTACTGCTTATTTGCAGAAGGAGCAACTACCAGTCGATGCGCTGCGCGGCACGGTTGGGATGGATCCGCTCGCTTTGCTTGTACAAAACGGCGAGCTTCCGGCATCACTAGAGAATCTATACGACGTGATGGCAGATGTGACGAAGTGGGCGAGAGAACATATGCCGAACGTCAGAACGATCATCGTTCACGGCGAGCCGTACCATCACGGCGGAGCGAATGCGGTGCAAGAATTGGCGTTTGCCTTTGCGACAGCGGTTGAATATATGAATGAATCTCTCCAGCGCGGGTTGTCGGTTGATGAGGCAGCAACGCGCATCAGCTTTTCGTTTGCGATTGGCGCGAATTTCTTTATGGAGATTGCGAAGCTTCGCGCCGCACGCCTCATTTGGGCGAATATTATCGAAGCGTTCGGCGGCAGCGAAGAGGCGAAAAAGCTGAACGTTCACGCGCGCACGTCTTATTTTACCAAAACGGTGTATGACCCGTATGTGAACATGTTGCGCGCGACCGGCGAAGCGTTTGCCGCAGTCGTCGGCGGCGCGGACAGCTTGCACGTTTCGCCGTTTGATGAAGCGATTCAGCCAGCGGACGAGTTTTCAAGACGAATCGCCCGCAATACGCAGCTCATTTTGCGCGAAGAAGCGCATATGGGCAAAGTGATTGATCCGGCTGGGGGCTCCTACTATGTAGAAACATTGACGGCGCAAGTGGCTGAGCAAGCGTGGCAGCTATTCCAGCAAATTGATGCGAAGGGCGGCATGGCAAAAGCGCTCGAGGAAGGATTTGTGCAAGCGGAAGTAGAGAAAGTGGCGAAACAACGCGAGCATCATGTGAAAACGCGCAAAGAAAAAATCGTGGGCACGAACTTTTATGCGAATGTAGCCGAAACGTCCGTGAAGCGGACAAATGGGATTGCGCGCACGTCTAGCGAGCAATCGCTCGACGAGGAGCGAATCGCCGAGCTTAAAGCGGGGTTCAGCGAGAAAAAATGGCTCGAAACGGCTTTATATGCGGCAGCGAATCGAGCAACCGCTCAAGAAATAATGGAAGCAATGAAAGGAAACGATTCTTCCATCGCTGTTCAATCAATTCGGCAATGGCGCCTTGCTGCGCCGTTTGAACAGTTGCGGCAAGCGGCGGAAGTCTGCCTTGAAAAGACGGGACGCCGTCCGACTGTGGCGCTCATCAACCTCGGAACGATTCCGAACCATAAAGCAAGAGCCGATTTCATTACTGGATTTTTTGAAGCGGGCGGTTTTGCTGTTGTGAAAAATGACGGATCCATGTCGACGGAAGAAGCGGTTGCAGGAGCGCTGGCGCTAGGAGAGTCGCATTATGTCGTATGCGGCACAGACGAAAGCTATGTTGATGCCGTTCCGACGATTGCCGCTGAGCTGAAAAAAGCGGCTCCGCATGTAAAGTTGTACGTCGCAGGAAAGCAAGAGCCGCATGTGGAAGAAACGTTTGTTCAAGCGGGAGTGGACGGGTTTATTCATATCGGTTCCAACTGTTACGAAACGCTTGTCACGGTTATGAACGAGATGGGGGTGGCTCTTGATGAGTAA
- a CDS encoding thiamine pyrophosphate-dependent dehydrogenase E1 component subunit alpha: MAENRHQALGLSDEAVLEMYETMLLARKIDERMWLLNRAGKIPFVISCQGQEAAQVGAAFALDRTKDYVLPYYRDMGVVLTFGMTPTELMLSAFAKAEDPNSGGRQMPGHFGKKKNRIVTGSSPVTTQVPHAVGIALAAKMEKKDFISFVTFGEGSSNQGDFHEGANFAGVHKLPVIFMCENNKYAISVPIEKQLACEKVSDRAIGYGMPGYTVDGNDPLEVYKVVKEAADRARRGEGPTLIETVSYRLTAHSSDDDDRVYRTPEELAEARAKDPILSFANYLKEVGVLTEALEKEIHDRVMKQVNEATDYAEKAPYAEPEHALKYVYAEK, from the coding sequence ATGGCAGAAAATCGTCATCAGGCATTAGGCTTAAGCGATGAAGCGGTATTGGAAATGTATGAAACAATGCTTTTGGCCCGGAAAATTGATGAGCGCATGTGGTTGTTAAACCGCGCAGGGAAAATTCCGTTCGTTATTTCTTGCCAAGGTCAAGAAGCAGCACAAGTTGGGGCGGCATTCGCACTAGACCGCACGAAAGACTACGTTTTACCTTACTATCGGGACATGGGCGTCGTATTGACGTTTGGCATGACTCCAACGGAATTAATGCTTTCTGCGTTTGCAAAAGCGGAAGACCCGAACTCTGGAGGCCGTCAAATGCCAGGTCACTTCGGGAAAAAGAAAAACCGCATCGTGACAGGTTCTTCTCCCGTCACCACGCAAGTACCTCATGCCGTTGGAATTGCGTTGGCAGCGAAAATGGAGAAAAAAGATTTCATCTCTTTCGTTACGTTTGGAGAAGGTTCTTCTAACCAAGGGGATTTCCACGAAGGGGCGAATTTTGCGGGCGTTCATAAATTGCCGGTCATTTTCATGTGCGAAAACAACAAATATGCCATTTCCGTTCCAATCGAAAAACAATTGGCGTGCGAAAAAGTGTCCGATCGTGCGATTGGATACGGCATGCCTGGATATACAGTAGACGGAAACGACCCGCTAGAAGTATATAAAGTCGTAAAAGAAGCGGCTGATCGTGCGCGTCGCGGCGAAGGACCAACATTAATCGAAACCGTTTCTTACCGGCTGACCGCTCACTCGTCAGACGACGATGACCGCGTCTACCGTACACCGGAAGAGCTGGCGGAGGCACGTGCAAAAGACCCGATTCTTTCGTTTGCGAACTACTTAAAAGAAGTCGGGGTGCTAACAGAAGCGCTAGAAAAAGAAATTCATGACCGCGTCATGAAGCAAGTAAACGAAGCGACGGACTATGCAGAAAAAGCGCCATACGCAGAGCCTGAACATGCATTAAAGTACGTATACGCTGAGAAGTAA
- the bcd gene encoding branched-chain amino acid dehydrogenase yields the protein MEIFKYMEQYDYEQLLFCQDKESGLKAIIAIHDTTLGPALGGTRMWMYESEEAAIEDALRLARGMTYKNAAAGLNLGGGKTVIIGDPRKDKNEAMFRAFGRFIQGLNGRYITAEDVGTTVADMDIIYEETDYVTGISPAFGSSGNPSPVTAYGVYRGMKAAAKEAFGSDSLEGKTIAVQGVGNVAYNLCRHLHEEGAKLIVTDINKEAVQRVVEEFGAKAVDPNEIYGVDCDIFAPCALGGIINDQTIPQLKAKVIAGAANNQLREARHGDIIHEMGIVYAPDYVINAGGVINVADELYGYNRERAMKKVEQIYNNIEKVFEIAKRDNIPTYKAADRMAEERIEKMRKSRSQFLQNGHHILSRRRGR from the coding sequence ATGGAAATCTTCAAATACATGGAACAATATGATTATGAACAATTACTATTTTGCCAAGACAAAGAATCTGGCTTAAAAGCGATTATTGCGATTCACGATACAACGCTCGGACCGGCATTAGGTGGCACCCGCATGTGGATGTATGAATCCGAAGAAGCAGCGATTGAAGATGCGCTCCGCCTCGCGCGTGGCATGACGTACAAAAACGCAGCGGCAGGACTTAACCTTGGCGGCGGAAAAACAGTCATTATCGGCGACCCGCGCAAAGATAAAAACGAAGCAATGTTCCGCGCATTCGGTCGTTTCATTCAAGGTTTAAACGGACGCTATATTACAGCCGAAGACGTTGGAACAACTGTTGCAGATATGGACATCATTTACGAAGAAACAGATTACGTAACAGGTATTTCACCAGCATTCGGTTCATCTGGGAATCCATCTCCAGTGACAGCGTATGGCGTGTATCGCGGCATGAAAGCAGCCGCAAAAGAAGCGTTCGGCAGCGATTCATTAGAAGGAAAAACAATTGCTGTGCAAGGCGTTGGCAACGTTGCGTACAACTTATGCCGCCATCTTCATGAAGAAGGAGCAAAACTCATCGTTACCGACATTAACAAAGAAGCAGTGCAACGCGTTGTGGAAGAGTTTGGCGCGAAAGCAGTCGACCCGAATGAGATTTACGGCGTAGACTGCGACATTTTCGCACCGTGCGCGCTTGGCGGAATTATTAACGACCAAACGATTCCGCAATTGAAAGCAAAAGTAATCGCTGGGGCAGCGAACAACCAGCTGCGCGAAGCACGACATGGCGACATCATTCATGAAATGGGCATCGTCTATGCACCGGACTATGTCATTAATGCAGGCGGGGTCATTAACGTTGCGGACGAACTATATGGCTACAACCGCGAACGGGCGATGAAAAAAGTAGAACAAATTTACAACAACATTGAAAAAGTATTTGAAATCGCAAAACGTGACAACATTCCAACATACAAAGCAGCAGACCGGATGGCAGAAGAACGTATTGAAAAAATGCGCAAATCTCGCAGCCAGTTTTTGCAAAACGGCCATCACATTTTAAGCCGTCGTCGCGGCCGTTAA
- the iadA gene encoding beta-aspartyl-peptidase, translating into MLTLIQNGELYTPEYLGKKDILLVNNKIGYIRDRIDLPSSFVDIEIIDACGKYIVPGFIDAHVHIIGGGGEGSYRTRTPEIQLSDATQAGITTLVGVIGTDGTTRTMPSLIAKARALEEEGISCFVHTGSYQIPVKTLTGKIEDDLILVDKIIGVGEIAIADHRSSQPTLEELAKIAAAARIGGMLSGKAGVVNIHVGDSPSCLHLIEEVVEQTDIPITQFYPTHINRNPHLFKAGIRFAKNGGFVDFTTSSIPKFLDEGEVKCSIGLKYMLDAGVAISQITFTSDGQASLPDFNEKGELVGLKLGKVASLYHEVRDAVLNENIPLDVAIRVITENPARILKLKQKGSIAEGKDADLVLLDRNYHIDSVIAMGRLMVKHGQAIVKGTFEE; encoded by the coding sequence TTGTTAACATTGATTCAGAACGGGGAACTATATACTCCTGAGTATTTAGGAAAAAAGGATATTTTGTTAGTAAATAATAAAATTGGCTATATTCGTGACCGAATTGATCTACCGTCATCGTTTGTTGACATTGAGATCATTGATGCTTGTGGAAAATATATCGTCCCCGGCTTCATTGATGCCCACGTACATATTATCGGTGGGGGTGGGGAAGGGAGCTATCGCACACGAACACCGGAAATTCAACTGTCGGATGCGACACAAGCCGGCATTACAACGTTGGTCGGGGTGATTGGAACGGATGGGACGACAAGAACGATGCCGAGTTTAATTGCCAAAGCCCGGGCGCTTGAAGAAGAGGGAATTTCTTGTTTTGTCCACACTGGCTCATATCAGATCCCTGTCAAAACGTTAACCGGAAAAATTGAAGATGACCTCATCTTAGTTGATAAAATTATCGGCGTAGGAGAAATTGCCATTGCTGACCATCGCTCTTCGCAGCCGACGTTAGAGGAATTAGCAAAAATCGCTGCGGCTGCGAGGATTGGGGGGATGCTGTCAGGAAAAGCGGGGGTGGTAAACATTCATGTTGGTGACAGCCCTTCATGCTTGCACCTGATTGAAGAAGTCGTCGAACAAACGGACATCCCAATTACGCAGTTCTATCCAACTCACATCAACCGCAATCCACATTTATTTAAGGCAGGGATTCGTTTCGCTAAAAACGGGGGATTCGTCGATTTTACCACAAGTTCCATTCCAAAATTTTTGGACGAAGGGGAAGTGAAATGCAGCATCGGTTTAAAATATATGCTCGATGCAGGGGTCGCAATTTCGCAAATTACGTTCACATCGGACGGACAAGCAAGTTTGCCTGATTTTAATGAAAAAGGAGAACTTGTTGGACTTAAATTGGGAAAGGTAGCGAGTTTATACCATGAAGTAAGAGATGCTGTTTTGAATGAAAATATTCCGCTAGATGTCGCGATTCGTGTCATTACAGAAAATCCAGCGCGTATTTTAAAACTGAAGCAAAAAGGAAGCATCGCTGAGGGAAAAGATGCGGATCTTGTTCTACTTGACAGGAACTATCACATCGATTCGGTCATTGCCATGGGACGATTAATGGTGAAGCATGGACAGGCCATTGTCAAAGGAACATTTGAAGAATAA